The following is a genomic window from Amycolatopsis cihanbeyliensis.
GTCGCCGAGCCGATTCCCGACGTCCCGCCGGTGACCAGGATCGTGTTGCCGGCGAAAAGGCCGGGTGCCAGCGCGCCGGTCATGCTCGCTCCTTCGCGGCTTCGCGCGCGTCCGCGATCGTGTCGACGGGGCGCCCGGCACGACCCAGCGCATGGCCATCAGGGCACGCGCCCCGCCGCCCCGGTAGCGGGGCCTCCGGCCGAGGGCGCGCTCTGTGGTCACCTTGACTGTCGCGGGTTGACCCAAGGGGTGTCATGCTCTCCTCTGCGGCTCTGCGCGCATCCGCCTTCGACCAGGGGCGCGTTCTGTGGTCGCCGTGGGCGCCGCGGTCTGACACAGGGCGACTCATACCCGCGCCCCCGGCCGAACCAGCACCTTGATCTGGTCGGTGCCCTCGGTGAGCGCGTGAAACCCGGAGGCGACCACGTCCTCCAGCGGGACGATCGAGGTGATCAGCGGGCTCAGGTCCAGCGAACCCTCGCCGACCAGCCGGATCAGCTCGGGGTGGCAGTTCCGGTAGCCGACGCTGGTGATGATCGACTGCTCGTCGTTGACCAGTGCGAACGCGTCGATGCGCAGCTCACCGCCCAGCCCGACCAGGATCATCCGGCCGCCGGGTCGGGTCGATGCCAGGCAGGTCCGTACCGTCGCCTGCGCGCCGACCACCTCGAACGCGAGGTCCACCCCGGTCCCGTCGGTGAGCGCGCGCACCACCCCCGGCAGGTCCGGTTGGCGCGCGTCCAGGATGTCCGTGGCGCCGAGCCGGATGGCCAGGTCGAGTCGCTTCGGGTTCAGGTCCGCCGCGATGATCCGGCGTGCCCCGCGCTGGGCGGCCAGTTGCACGGTGAGCAGGCCGATCGGACCGAGTCCGAGCACCAGCATGGTGTCGGTCGGGCGCAGCTCGGCCCGGCGCAGCGAGTGCAGTGCCACCGCGGCCGGCTCCAGCAGCGCGGCCTGCTCCAGGGGGAAGGTATCCGGCAGCGGGTGCACCATGTAGGCGGGCACGGTGGCGTACTCGGCGAGGCCGCCGTGCCCCATCAGCCCGGCGAAGCCGAAGTGCCGGCAGATGTTGTACTCCCCGGCCACGCAGCGGGCGCAGGTCCCGCACCGGTAGTTCGGCTCGACGGCGACCTTGGTGCCCGGCGCGAGCCCGGAAACCTCGGGCCCGGTCGCGGTCACCGTGCCGCAGAACTCGTGTCCCATGATCAGCGGGGCGCGCACCCCGGAGGCCGGATGCGGTTCGGCGGCCGGGATGGCGTGCGGGCCGGAGGTGTACTCGTGCAGGTCGCTGCCGCAGATCCCGCAGTAGGCCACCTCGATCCGCACCTCGCCTGCCCGGGGCTCCGGAATGTCCACAGTGGTCACACGGACATCCTTGACGCCGTGCCACACCGCGGCCCTCATCGGACCGGCTCCGGGGTCGCCGCGGCGGCACCGGACCGCCTGCGCAGCACCATCGGCGCGGTCTCCCGCAACCCGAAGGACAGCAGCACCACGAGCACCGCGCCCCCGGCCGCGATGAACATCGCCGACTGCAGGCCCCAGATGTCCGAGGCCCACCCGGCGACCAGCGGGCCGAGGAAACCGCCCGACAGCTCGCCGACCCCCATCACCAGCCCGAGCGCGGTGGCCAGGGCGGCGGGGTGCACGGTCTCCGCCGGGATGGTGGCCATGAACAGGGTGAAGCAGCCGAGTCCGGTGTAGGTCAGCACCACGATCACGCCCAGCAGCAACGGGTCCGTCACGTACACCACGGCCAGCGGGCAGAGCGCGGCGATCGCGGTGAAGGCGATCATCGTGGTCTTGCGCCCGATCCGGTCGGAGATCGCGGGGGTGAGGAACCCCCACACCACCCAGGCCACCCCGAAGCAGG
Proteins encoded in this region:
- a CDS encoding 2,3-butanediol dehydrogenase, which gives rise to MTTVDIPEPRAGEVRIEVAYCGICGSDLHEYTSGPHAIPAAEPHPASGVRAPLIMGHEFCGTVTATGPEVSGLAPGTKVAVEPNYRCGTCARCVAGEYNICRHFGFAGLMGHGGLAEYATVPAYMVHPLPDTFPLEQAALLEPAAVALHSLRRAELRPTDTMLVLGLGPIGLLTVQLAAQRGARRIIAADLNPKRLDLAIRLGATDILDARQPDLPGVVRALTDGTGVDLAFEVVGAQATVRTCLASTRPGGRMILVGLGGELRIDAFALVNDEQSIITSVGYRNCHPELIRLVGEGSLDLSPLITSIVPLEDVVASGFHALTEGTDQIKVLVRPGARV